CACCGACGACAGCGGCAACTTCATCTTTCACAACCTTCCCTACGGCAACTACACCGTCACGGTGCTGTCGAAGGGGTTTGCCACCTCAAAGCAGACCATTGGCCTCACGTCCGCCGTGCCGGTAAATCTCAATATCGGATTGAAGATCGGCGCCGCCGCCCAGACCGTGACCGTGCAGGGCGCCGCTCCGCTCACCACGGACACCAGCCTGCGCACCTCCATGGACCGCCACGCCTTCAGCAAGATTCCGCTCGAGAATCCAAGCTCCGCGCTCAGTTCACTCGTCACCATGATGGCGCCCGGCGTTGCGGCAGATTCCAACGGAATGATGCATGGCCTCGGCGACCACGCGTCGAACTCCTATTCAATTGATGGGCAGCCCGTCACCGATCAGCAGAGCAAAATCTTCTCCAACCAGTTGCCCGAGCAGGCCGTGCAATCCATTCAGGTCATCTCTGGCGCGCCACCGGCCCAATATGGAGACAAGACCAGCCTCGTCATCATCGTTCACACTCGCTCCGGCGAAGGCGTGACCACTCCGACCGGCAGCATCACCAGTTCCTACGGATCTTTCGGCACAGCCGTTGGTGGATTCAACATCGGTTATGGCGGCAAGGACTGGGGCAACTTCCTCCTCGTCAACGGCCAGAACAGCGGGCGATTCCTCGACACTCCCGAGCATGCCGTGATGCATGACAAGGGGAACGAAGAGAGTGCCTATGATCGCATCGACTATCAGTTCGACCCCAAAGACTCGATGCACCTCGACCTTGAGTACAGCCGCTCCTGGTTTCAGACCCCTAATACCTACGACAACCTCAACGTCCAGAACGTTGTCAGCGGCGGCTCAACCGCTGATCCAGTCTTCGCAAACGCCGGCAATGCCGATCAGCGCAGCAAGATCGGCACATTCAACATAGCTCCTACCTGGACCCGGATCCTCAGCAGCAATGCCATTCTCAATCTCGGCGTCTATGTGCGCCGCGACGGCTTCAACTACTATCCCAGCAACAATCCGCTCGCTGATCTTGGCCCCGCCGACCTGCAACAGCAGTCCGTCGCCCAGCAGCGCTCGCTGCTCAACGCCGGAGTGCATAGCGACCTCACCTGGACACACGGAGTTCACACGGTAAAAATCGGAGGGGACTACAACCAGACCTTCCTCAACGAGGATTTCCAGCTCGGCATCGTGAACAATCTCTTCAACGCTCCGTGCGTTGATGCCGGCGGCAACCCGGTGTACGGCTACTCCTCGCCTGCGAACTGCCCCGGCGATGACTCCGCCAATCCCAATTACGATTCCGCACTCGCGCCTTACGATCTGACCCGCGGCGGCACTCCCTATCACTTCAACGGACACACCGATGTGAAGCTGCTGGGCGTCTACGCCGAGGATGAGATCAAGACCGGCAACTGGTTCTTCAACATCGGCCTGCGCGGCGACGTCTACAACGGCCTCAGCGATGCCAGCCAGGCCGAGCCCCGCATCAGCATGGCTTACACCATCAAGCAGACTGGCACCGTGCTGCGTGCCTCGTATGCGCGCACGCTGGAAACGCCATTCAATGAGAACCTCGTGCTCTCCAGCGAAGGCTGCGCCAATCCTGTGCTTAATCCGCTGCTGGCCTGCGCCTCCGGCTTCGCCACACCGCTCGCGCCAGGCTATCGCAACGAGTTCCACGCCGGACTCGAGCAGCACTTTGGCAAACACATTGACTTCAGCGCTGACTACATCTGGAAGTACACGCACAATGCGTATGACTTCAGCGTACTCGGCAACACGCCCATCACCTTTCCTATCGAATGGCATAACTCCAAAATCCCCGGCTTCGCAGGCCGCATTGACGTTGTCAACTTCCGTCACCTGCTCGCCTACACCGTCTTCTCATCCGTCGCCGCGCGCTACTTCCCGCCACAGGTCGGCGGCGCGGGAGCCACCGTCGGCCAGACCGGCCTTCCCTTCCGCATCGACCACGATGAGCGCTTCAATCAGTCCACCCACATTCAGTACGCATTGCCCTTCAAGACTGCGCCCTGGATCGGCTTCAACTGGCGCTATGACAGCGGTCTCGTTGCCGGAGCGGTGCCCTGCTACAACCCACTCTCACACGATCCCAATTCCGCCTGCGCCAGCACATCAACCATACTCAATGGCAAACCCGCCATTGACCTCAGCAGCCTCACCGCCGATCAGGAGTTTGAAGCCGGACTCATCTGCAATGGCGTCAAGGCGACGCCGGGCCATCCGCTGCCCGCCGTCTGCCCAGCCAATGAGCTCACCTCTTCGCTCGTGAAGATTCCCGCGCCCGGCACGGGCGACAATGACCGCAATCCGCCGCGCATTCAGCCGCGCAGCGTGTTTGATCTTTCACTCGGGGATGACGATCTTTTTGTTCGCGGCAACACTCGATGGAGCGTGCAACTGACCGGCGTCAACATTGCCAATAAGTATGCTCTCTACAACTTCCTATCCACATTCAGCGGCACTCACTATCTCACGCCGCGCTCACTGACGGCTCAAATAGGCTTTCACTTCTAATTTGCACTCATGCCAATGGCCCCGGAGATCCCTATCCGGGGCCTTTTTTTGCCGTTTTACTGATGATTTACTCACTCGTATCCTGATCGGAAATAGCCCAGCCACACCCGTTATACAGGGTAAAAGCAAGCTCGCCCCACTTCTTCAGCACACTGTGGTTACATACCTCTGCAACCTGTTTACGGGACTTATAAAGTCAAATGCGCTAGACTTGTCGCTGTGAATACTCATACCTTGGTCTCTGAACTCGACAAGCAGATAGCTCGCCTTCGTGAAGCACGTGACCTGCTCGCCGGCACCGTATCCACCCGCCGTCGCGGCCGTCCGTCAACCAAATCGGCCCCCACGCGCAAAAAGCGGACGCTCAGCCCGGAAGCTCGCGCAAAGATGGCTGCCGCGCAGAAGCGCCGGTGGGCTGCTTACCGCAAGAGCAAGCAGTAGCTTCCATGCTCGCGCAGGGCGCGCAAGCTACCCTTCCTGTCTCTTTGTTACTCTTTTGACGC
The DNA window shown above is from Acidobacterium capsulatum ATCC 51196 and carries:
- a CDS encoding TonB-dependent receptor, translating into MSFSTLARKVLILSLLCFPFFLAANAWAQDTATLNGTVTDNTGAVIPGAKISVHNAVSGLARSAVTDDSGNFIFHNLPYGNYTVTVLSKGFATSKQTIGLTSAVPVNLNIGLKIGAAAQTVTVQGAAPLTTDTSLRTSMDRHAFSKIPLENPSSALSSLVTMMAPGVAADSNGMMHGLGDHASNSYSIDGQPVTDQQSKIFSNQLPEQAVQSIQVISGAPPAQYGDKTSLVIIVHTRSGEGVTTPTGSITSSYGSFGTAVGGFNIGYGGKDWGNFLLVNGQNSGRFLDTPEHAVMHDKGNEESAYDRIDYQFDPKDSMHLDLEYSRSWFQTPNTYDNLNVQNVVSGGSTADPVFANAGNADQRSKIGTFNIAPTWTRILSSNAILNLGVYVRRDGFNYYPSNNPLADLGPADLQQQSVAQQRSLLNAGVHSDLTWTHGVHTVKIGGDYNQTFLNEDFQLGIVNNLFNAPCVDAGGNPVYGYSSPANCPGDDSANPNYDSALAPYDLTRGGTPYHFNGHTDVKLLGVYAEDEIKTGNWFFNIGLRGDVYNGLSDASQAEPRISMAYTIKQTGTVLRASYARTLETPFNENLVLSSEGCANPVLNPLLACASGFATPLAPGYRNEFHAGLEQHFGKHIDFSADYIWKYTHNAYDFSVLGNTPITFPIEWHNSKIPGFAGRIDVVNFRHLLAYTVFSSVAARYFPPQVGGAGATVGQTGLPFRIDHDERFNQSTHIQYALPFKTAPWIGFNWRYDSGLVAGAVPCYNPLSHDPNSACASTSTILNGKPAIDLSSLTADQEFEAGLICNGVKATPGHPLPAVCPANELTSSLVKIPAPGTGDNDRNPPRIQPRSVFDLSLGDDDLFVRGNTRWSVQLTGVNIANKYALYNFLSTFSGTHYLTPRSLTAQIGFHF